In the genome of Pseudomonas sp. P5_109, one region contains:
- the aguA gene encoding agmatine deiminase → MTTLNSTPRADGFYMPAEWAPQTQTWMIWPERPDNWRLGGKPAQAAHVAVAKAIARFEPVTVAVSAGQYENARARLDVPNIRVVEMSSDDAWVRDTGPTFVINNNGEVRGVNWDFNSWGGFDGGLYSPWNRDSQVGGKILEIERSPRYRTEGFVLEGGSIHVDGEGTLITTEECLLNRNRNPHMNRAEIEAVLSANLAVDKIIWLPDGLFNDETDGHVDNFCCYVRPGEVLLAWTDDPQDPNYPRCQAAMKVLQSSTDAKGRPFTVHKMPIPGPLFATEEECAGVDPVDGTQERNPTVRLAGSYVNFLIVNGGIIAPCFDDPQDGPAREILQNLFPQHEVVMVPGRELLLGGGNIHCLTQQQPAPHKE, encoded by the coding sequence ATGACCACGTTGAACAGCACCCCTCGCGCCGACGGCTTCTACATGCCGGCCGAATGGGCACCCCAAACCCAGACCTGGATGATCTGGCCCGAGCGCCCGGACAACTGGCGCCTGGGTGGCAAGCCGGCGCAAGCCGCGCACGTGGCAGTGGCCAAGGCCATCGCCCGTTTCGAACCGGTGACCGTGGCGGTTTCCGCCGGCCAGTACGAAAACGCCCGTGCCCGCCTGGACGTGCCGAATATTCGTGTGGTGGAAATGTCCAGCGACGACGCCTGGGTCCGCGACACCGGCCCGACTTTCGTCATCAACAACAATGGCGAAGTCCGTGGCGTGAACTGGGACTTCAATTCGTGGGGCGGTTTCGACGGCGGCCTGTATTCGCCGTGGAACCGTGACTCCCAGGTCGGTGGCAAGATCCTCGAGATCGAGCGCAGCCCGCGCTACCGCACCGAAGGTTTCGTGCTGGAAGGCGGCTCGATTCACGTCGATGGCGAAGGCACCCTGATCACCACCGAAGAATGCCTGCTCAACCGCAATCGCAACCCGCACATGAACCGCGCGGAAATCGAAGCGGTCCTGAGTGCGAACCTGGCTGTGGATAAAATCATCTGGCTGCCGGACGGCTTGTTCAACGACGAAACCGACGGCCATGTGGATAACTTCTGCTGCTACGTGCGCCCGGGTGAAGTGCTGCTGGCCTGGACAGATGATCCGCAGGACCCGAACTACCCACGTTGCCAGGCCGCGATGAAAGTGCTGCAAAGCAGCACCGACGCCAAGGGTCGCCCGTTCACGGTGCACAAGATGCCGATTCCGGGTCCGTTGTTTGCGACTGAAGAAGAGTGCGCCGGTGTCGATCCGGTCGATGGCACTCAGGAACGTAACCCGACGGTTCGTCTGGCCGGTTCCTACGTGAACTTCCTGATCGTCAACGGCGGCATCATCGCGCCGTGCTTCGACGACCCGCAGGACGGCCCGGCCAGGGAGATCCTGCAGAACCTGTTCCCACAGCATGAAGTGGTGATGGTGCCTGGTCGCGAACTGTTACTGGGGGGCGGCAATATTCACTGCCTTACCCAGCAGCAACCCGCGCCACACAAGGAGTGA